A single region of the Salvia miltiorrhiza cultivar Shanhuang (shh) chromosome 8, IMPLAD_Smil_shh, whole genome shotgun sequence genome encodes:
- the LOC130998940 gene encoding (-)-5-epieremophilene synthase STPS3-like, whose translation MAKTQAEIQRPIANFSPSLWGDQFIKDDSGAKAAEKHCKAVEELKKEVMNMITAAESNLVEAMNHIDTLERLGISYHFEKEIDQKLNHFFNLNTDY comes from the exons ATGGCTAAAACACAAGCAGAAATTCAGAGGCCCATCGCCAATTTCTCCCCAAGTTTGTGGGGCGATCAGTTCATCAAGGATGATTCTGGTGCTAAG GCTGCGGAGAAACATTGCAAGGCAGTTGAAGAGTTGAAGAAGGAAGTTATGAATATGATAACTGCTGCTGAAAGCAATCTTGTTGAAGCGATGAACCATATTGACACACTCGAACGCCTTGGCATTTCTTATCACTTTGAAAAGGAGATTGACCAAAAATTGAACCATTTTTTCAATCTAAATACAGATTATTGA
- the LOC130998942 gene encoding wall-associated receptor kinase-like 8, whose amino-acid sequence MRLASLLAAALFLRLTAAQGGVSLSKPGCREKCGNVVVPYPFGIGMNCSADIPFTIICNETFNPPIPFFMVQLGFEEVVDISLATRTVTVMQSVSPLNCSREKKLRQLGQPVAGFSFATFSSAYNRLVVVGCQNVVSLLPSYGECNPICGVSPICNGINCCQNIIPPRQREIEFFYRNAEADDSDALTCGFVFMTDQRWILNDYTNHTSLHNFSNPVSRLSSELRAPLVLDWEFEIPSAKEGVQCKIINDANMNSSTTVCSCKSGFEGNPYLICQDIDECKNSTLNTCEIGTTCVNTIGSFSCLGDDKYRRSSPQPRAVIVGVVSGLGALVLVGAAAVLSKAARKRIKANRKKKLFERNGGPLLLSEKVTFFDSKELAIATDRYKEDRVLGRGGQGTVYKGMLRDGRVVAVKKSKKMAESDVGGFINEVVLLWRINHRHVVKLLGCCLDTDFPLLVYEFVPNGTLFQHLHDVGGEFPLSWRIRVRIAAEVAGAIAYLHYSSSLPIYHRDIKSSNILLDEKYHAKVSDFGTSRSFDADQTHVTTRVMGTFGYMDPEYFQSNQFTEKSDVYSFGVVAVELLTGEKAVTAAEKGEGGRSLVAQFLHAMQGGKLLDILDPEVVREGRAEDVAAVAKLARRCLSLDSKQRPTMKEAVMELEAIQMGKVVGNLETWDEETELAAISIAAYDSLFISDTTNFSATTESSESPFLAGSS is encoded by the exons ATGAGGTTGGCCTCATTACTCGCGGCCGCGCTCTTCCTCCGCCTAACGGCAGCACAAGGCGGCGTATCTTTGTCGAAGCCGGGCTGCCGAGAGAAGTGCGGAAACGTCGTCGTTCCATATCCTTTCGGCATCGGCATGAACTGCAGCGCCGACATACCTTTCACGATCATCTGCAACGAAACATTCAATCCCCCGATCCCATTCTTCATGGTGCAATTAGGGTTTGAAGAAGTGGTCGACATCTCATTGGCCACCAGAACAGTTACGGTGATGCAGTCCGTCTCTCCCCTCAACTGCTCTAGAGAGAAAAAGCTGCGGCAGCTGGGGCAGCCCGTCGCCGGATTCTCCTTCGCCACCTTCTCCAGCGCCTACAACAGATTGGTCGTTGTCGGCTGCCAGAACGTAGTCTCCCTCCTCCCTTCCTACGGCGAATGCAACCCCATCTGCGGCGTCTCACCCATCTGCAACGGAATCAACTGCTGCCAGAACATCATCCCGCCGCGCCAGAGAGAAATCGAGTTCTTCTACCGAAACGCCGAAGCCGACGACAGCGACGCCCTCACCTGCGGCTTCGTGTTCATGACCGATCAAAGATGGATCCTCAACGATTACACAAATCACACAAGCTTACACAACTTCTCGAATCCGGTCAGCCGCCTCTCGTCGGAGCTCCGCGCGCCTCTGGTTCTCGACTGGGAATTCGAGATACCATCTGCGAAAGAAGGGGTTCAGTGCAAGATCATCAATGATGCAAACATGAATAGCAGCACTACTGTATGCTCTTGCAAGTCTGGTTTTGAAGGGAATCCTTATTTGATCTGCCAGGATATAGACGAGTGCAAGAATTCGACGTTGAATACCTGCGAAATCGGGACCACGTGTGTCAACACGATTGGCTCATTTTCATGTCTAGGCGATGATAAATACAGAAGATCATCACCCCAGCCGAGAGCAGTAATCGTCGGTGTCGTCTCTGGGTTAGGTGCGTTGGTTTTGgtcggagcggcggcggtgttGTCTAAAGCAGCGCGGAAGAGAATCAAAGCCAACCGCAAGAAGAAGTTGTTCGAGCGAAACGGTGGGCCCTTGCTGCTGTCTGAGAAAGTGACCTTCTTCGACTCGAAAGAGCTGGCGATAGCGACGGATCGGTACAAGGAG GATCGGGTGCTCGGTCGCGGCGGGCAAGGCACGGTCTACAAAGGGATGTTACGCGACGGAAGGGTCGTTGCGGTGAAGAAGTCGAAGAAGATGGCGGAATCCGATGTGGGAGGATTCATCAACGAGGTGGTGCTGCTGTGGCGGATCAATCATCGGCATGTGGTGAAGTTGCTAGGATGTTGTCTCGACACGGATTTCCCTCTTCTCGTGTACGAGTTCGTCCCCAACGGCACGCTCTTCCAACACCTCCACGACGTAGGCGGCGAGTTCCCCTTGTCGTGGCGGATTCGGGTGAGGATCGCGGCGGAGGTGGCCGGAGCAATTGCTTACCTGCACTATTCATCGTCGCTTCCTATTTATCATAGAGACATCAAGTCCAGCAACATACTCTTGGACGAGAAGTACCACGCGAAGGTGTCGGATTTCGGGACGTCGCGGTCGTTCGACGCGGATCAGACTCATGTGACGACGCGCGTGATGGGGACATTCGGGTACATGGATCCCGAGTACTTCCAGTCGAATCAGTTCACAGAGAAAAGCGACGTGTACAGTTTTGGGGTGGTGGCGGTGGAGCTTCTGACGGGGGAGAAAGCGGTGACTGCGGCGGAGAAGGGTGAAGGAGGGAGGAGCCTCGTGGCGCAGTTCTTGCACGCGATGCAGGGGGGTAAGCTGTTGGACATTCTTGATCCGGAGGTGGTGAGGGAAGGGAGGGCGGAGGATGTGGCGGCGGTGGCGAAGCTTGCGAGGAGATGTCTGAGTTTGGACAGTAAGCAAAGGCCGACGATGAAGGAAGCGGTGATGGAGTTGGAAGCGATCCAGATGGGGAAAGTGGTCGGGAATCTGGAAACTTGGGATGAAGAAACAGAGCTTGCAGCTATCTCGATTGCGGCTTATGATTCTTTGTTTATCTCAGACACAACCAATTTTAGCGCGACTACAGAATCATCAGAGTCTCCTTTTCTGGCTGGGAGTTCATGA
- the LOC130998943 gene encoding wall-associated receptor kinase-like 8 isoform X1, with protein MEEQRKMRLMLQIVLLLLLMLYTRMGGGESLSKPGCPDTCGNNVTIPYPFGIGAECSANEYFRVACDNTTNPPKPFLEYMSLEALEFSLDRKVVRLLQGVFPINCSTNTVILVGKTVSRSTPFRYSSLYNRLVVIGCGNEVRMLDYDTTNGRIPSFGGCNPICGSTSPSCNGINCCQTTLPSLFEEAEVFYNSTGNGRAGSVCGYTFFSDQRWLERDYFRYLNRSGGNWTSFLLEMSSGMTVPLILEWELDVSNATTSLQGVKCMNESVYFAASLDDDASNFINTTRCNCDNGFQGNPYLPGGGCRDVDECSNSSLNNCAFGHCVNTFGSFVCKDGGGRTNSALIGISSATGGLILLGGAWIFSKVIRRRIKANRKKRFFKQNGGILLEQKLSSNDGGGENITLFASKELALATDHYNENRVLGRGGQGTVYKGMLPDGRLVAVKKSKKMEQVDMEAFINEVVILSQIRHRNVVRLLGCCLETEVPLLVYEFVPNGTLFEHIHEHNDEFPLSWKMRVRIAAEAAAALSYLHYAASAPIYHRDVKSTNILLDEKYRAKVSDFGTSRSVDLDQTHVTTRVMGTFGYLDPEYFQSNQFTEKSDVYSFGVVVVELLTGERAVRADVGRSLAAHFLQCMEENRVSEILDPKVVKEGRRKEVAAVAELARRCLHLNGKSRPTMKEVSAELEGIRMMEDGHILELQQQQEDVGFHSIEIAEEYKFSDTTTFNSITTAESSDSPLLSSLEAHQN; from the exons ATGGAAGAACAG AGAAAAATGAGGTTGATGCTGCAAATTGTATTGCTATTGTTGTTAATGTTATATACAAGAATGGGTGGAGGGGAGTCCCTGTCGAAGCCCGGTTGCCCCGACACATGTGGAAACAATGTCACGATCCCGTACCCTTTTGGCATCGGTGCAGAGTGCAGCGCCAACGAATACTTCAGAGTGGCGTGCGACAACACGACCAACCCCCCAAAGCCATTCTTGGAGTACATGAGCTTGGAAGCGCTCGAATTCTCGTTGGACAGGAAGGTAGTTCGACTGTTACAAGGCGTCTTCCCTATAAACTGCTCCACCAACACGGTGATCCTTGTCGGGAAGACAGTCAGCCGCAGCACCCCTTTCAGGTACTCGAGCCTCTACAACCGGCTAGTTGTCATTGGTTGTGGGAACGAGGTGAGAATGCTCGACTATGACACCACGAACGGGAGAATACCCTCCTTCGGAGGGTGTAACCCGATCTGTGGATCTACCTCGCCAAGCTGCAACGGGATAAACTGCTGCCAGACGACACTGCCATCGCTGTTTGAAGAGGCCGAGGTGTTCTACAACTCCACCGGCAATGGCCGTGCTGGGAGTGTCTGCGGGTACACATTCTTCAGCGATCAGAGATGGCTAGAGAGGGATTACTTTAGATACTTGAACCGCAGTGGCGGCAACTGGACTTCCTTTCTGCTCGAGATGTCGTCCGGGATGACTGTCCCGTTGATACTCGAGTGGGAGCTCGACGTGTCCAATGCCACAACGTCTCTCCAGGGGGTCAAATGCATGAACGAGAGCGTCTACTTCGCAGCCTCCCTGGACGACGACGCGAGCAACTTTATCAACACGACTCGATGCAACTGCGACAACGGCTTTCAGGGGAACCCCTATCTGCCGGGAGGGGGCTGCAGAGACGTCGACGAATGCAGCAATTCGTCGTTAAACAACTGTGCATTCGGGCATTGCGTCAACACCTTCGGGAGTTTCGTGTGTAAGGACGGTGGCGGCCGGACAAATTCAGCGCTTATAGGCATCAGTAGCGCCACCGGCGGGCTGATCCTGCTCGGAGGGGCGTGGATTTTCTCCAAAGTTATAAGGAGAAGAATCAAAGCCAACCGGAAGAAGAGATTCTTTAAGCAGAACGGTGGCATCTTGTTGGAACAGAAGCTCTCCTCCAACGATGGCGGCGGCGAGAACATAACGCTGTTCGCCTCCAAAGAACTGGCGTTGGCCACGGATCACTACAATGAAAACCGCGTGCTTGGCCGTGGCGGGCAGGGCACGGTCTACAAAGGGATGTTGCCTGACGGAAGGCTCGTCGCGGTGAAGAAGTCGAAGAAGATGGAACAAGTCGACATGGAAGCATTCATCAATGAAGTCGTGATCCTATCCCAAATCAGACACAGGAATGTGGTGAGGCTGCTGGGATGTTGTCTGGAGACCGAGGTCCCTCTCCTGGTGTACGAGTTCGTCCCGAACGGCACGCTCTTCGAGCACATCCACGAGCACAACGACGAGTTCCCGTTGTCGTGGAAGATGCGCGTGAGGATCGCTGCAGAGGCGGCGGCCGCCCTCTCGTACCTGCATTACGCTGCATCTGCTCCCATCTATCACAGAGACGTGAAGTCGACCAACATACTCTTGGATGAGAAATACCGCGCGAAGGTGTCGGATTTCGGGACATCGAGGTCCGTGGACCTCGATCAGACGCACGTGACGACAAGGGTGATGGGGACGTTCGGGTACTTGGATCCGGAGTACTTCCAGTCGAACCAGTTCACAGAGAAGAGCGACGTATACAGCTTcggagtggtggtggtggagctTTTGACAGGGGAGAGGGCAGTGAGAGCTGATGTGGGGAGGAGTTTGGCTGCGCATTTCTTGCAATGCATGGAAGAGAATCGGGTGTCGGAGATTCTTGATCCCAAGGTTGTGAAAGAAGGGCGGCGGAAAGAGGTGGCGGCCGTCGCTGAGCTTGCCCGGAGATGCCTGCATTTGAACGGCAAGAGCAGGCCGACGATGAAGGAGGTGTCGGCGGAGTTGGAAGGTATTCGAATGATGGAAGATGGCCACATTTTGGAATTACAACAGCAACAAGAAGATGTGGGATTTCATAGTATTGAGATTGCTGAGGAATACAAATTCTCAGACACCACAACTTTCAACTCCATCACTACTGCAGAATCATCCGACTCACCTCTCCTCTCCTCTTTGGAAGCTCATCAAAATTGA
- the LOC130998943 gene encoding wall-associated receptor kinase-like 8 isoform X2, producing the protein MRLMLQIVLLLLLMLYTRMGGGESLSKPGCPDTCGNNVTIPYPFGIGAECSANEYFRVACDNTTNPPKPFLEYMSLEALEFSLDRKVVRLLQGVFPINCSTNTVILVGKTVSRSTPFRYSSLYNRLVVIGCGNEVRMLDYDTTNGRIPSFGGCNPICGSTSPSCNGINCCQTTLPSLFEEAEVFYNSTGNGRAGSVCGYTFFSDQRWLERDYFRYLNRSGGNWTSFLLEMSSGMTVPLILEWELDVSNATTSLQGVKCMNESVYFAASLDDDASNFINTTRCNCDNGFQGNPYLPGGGCRDVDECSNSSLNNCAFGHCVNTFGSFVCKDGGGRTNSALIGISSATGGLILLGGAWIFSKVIRRRIKANRKKRFFKQNGGILLEQKLSSNDGGGENITLFASKELALATDHYNENRVLGRGGQGTVYKGMLPDGRLVAVKKSKKMEQVDMEAFINEVVILSQIRHRNVVRLLGCCLETEVPLLVYEFVPNGTLFEHIHEHNDEFPLSWKMRVRIAAEAAAALSYLHYAASAPIYHRDVKSTNILLDEKYRAKVSDFGTSRSVDLDQTHVTTRVMGTFGYLDPEYFQSNQFTEKSDVYSFGVVVVELLTGERAVRADVGRSLAAHFLQCMEENRVSEILDPKVVKEGRRKEVAAVAELARRCLHLNGKSRPTMKEVSAELEGIRMMEDGHILELQQQQEDVGFHSIEIAEEYKFSDTTTFNSITTAESSDSPLLSSLEAHQN; encoded by the coding sequence ATGAGGTTGATGCTGCAAATTGTATTGCTATTGTTGTTAATGTTATATACAAGAATGGGTGGAGGGGAGTCCCTGTCGAAGCCCGGTTGCCCCGACACATGTGGAAACAATGTCACGATCCCGTACCCTTTTGGCATCGGTGCAGAGTGCAGCGCCAACGAATACTTCAGAGTGGCGTGCGACAACACGACCAACCCCCCAAAGCCATTCTTGGAGTACATGAGCTTGGAAGCGCTCGAATTCTCGTTGGACAGGAAGGTAGTTCGACTGTTACAAGGCGTCTTCCCTATAAACTGCTCCACCAACACGGTGATCCTTGTCGGGAAGACAGTCAGCCGCAGCACCCCTTTCAGGTACTCGAGCCTCTACAACCGGCTAGTTGTCATTGGTTGTGGGAACGAGGTGAGAATGCTCGACTATGACACCACGAACGGGAGAATACCCTCCTTCGGAGGGTGTAACCCGATCTGTGGATCTACCTCGCCAAGCTGCAACGGGATAAACTGCTGCCAGACGACACTGCCATCGCTGTTTGAAGAGGCCGAGGTGTTCTACAACTCCACCGGCAATGGCCGTGCTGGGAGTGTCTGCGGGTACACATTCTTCAGCGATCAGAGATGGCTAGAGAGGGATTACTTTAGATACTTGAACCGCAGTGGCGGCAACTGGACTTCCTTTCTGCTCGAGATGTCGTCCGGGATGACTGTCCCGTTGATACTCGAGTGGGAGCTCGACGTGTCCAATGCCACAACGTCTCTCCAGGGGGTCAAATGCATGAACGAGAGCGTCTACTTCGCAGCCTCCCTGGACGACGACGCGAGCAACTTTATCAACACGACTCGATGCAACTGCGACAACGGCTTTCAGGGGAACCCCTATCTGCCGGGAGGGGGCTGCAGAGACGTCGACGAATGCAGCAATTCGTCGTTAAACAACTGTGCATTCGGGCATTGCGTCAACACCTTCGGGAGTTTCGTGTGTAAGGACGGTGGCGGCCGGACAAATTCAGCGCTTATAGGCATCAGTAGCGCCACCGGCGGGCTGATCCTGCTCGGAGGGGCGTGGATTTTCTCCAAAGTTATAAGGAGAAGAATCAAAGCCAACCGGAAGAAGAGATTCTTTAAGCAGAACGGTGGCATCTTGTTGGAACAGAAGCTCTCCTCCAACGATGGCGGCGGCGAGAACATAACGCTGTTCGCCTCCAAAGAACTGGCGTTGGCCACGGATCACTACAATGAAAACCGCGTGCTTGGCCGTGGCGGGCAGGGCACGGTCTACAAAGGGATGTTGCCTGACGGAAGGCTCGTCGCGGTGAAGAAGTCGAAGAAGATGGAACAAGTCGACATGGAAGCATTCATCAATGAAGTCGTGATCCTATCCCAAATCAGACACAGGAATGTGGTGAGGCTGCTGGGATGTTGTCTGGAGACCGAGGTCCCTCTCCTGGTGTACGAGTTCGTCCCGAACGGCACGCTCTTCGAGCACATCCACGAGCACAACGACGAGTTCCCGTTGTCGTGGAAGATGCGCGTGAGGATCGCTGCAGAGGCGGCGGCCGCCCTCTCGTACCTGCATTACGCTGCATCTGCTCCCATCTATCACAGAGACGTGAAGTCGACCAACATACTCTTGGATGAGAAATACCGCGCGAAGGTGTCGGATTTCGGGACATCGAGGTCCGTGGACCTCGATCAGACGCACGTGACGACAAGGGTGATGGGGACGTTCGGGTACTTGGATCCGGAGTACTTCCAGTCGAACCAGTTCACAGAGAAGAGCGACGTATACAGCTTcggagtggtggtggtggagctTTTGACAGGGGAGAGGGCAGTGAGAGCTGATGTGGGGAGGAGTTTGGCTGCGCATTTCTTGCAATGCATGGAAGAGAATCGGGTGTCGGAGATTCTTGATCCCAAGGTTGTGAAAGAAGGGCGGCGGAAAGAGGTGGCGGCCGTCGCTGAGCTTGCCCGGAGATGCCTGCATTTGAACGGCAAGAGCAGGCCGACGATGAAGGAGGTGTCGGCGGAGTTGGAAGGTATTCGAATGATGGAAGATGGCCACATTTTGGAATTACAACAGCAACAAGAAGATGTGGGATTTCATAGTATTGAGATTGCTGAGGAATACAAATTCTCAGACACCACAACTTTCAACTCCATCACTACTGCAGAATCATCCGACTCACCTCTCCTCTCCTCTTTGGAAGCTCATCAAAATTGA